Proteins encoded in a region of the Elizabethkingia bruuniana genome:
- a CDS encoding BamA/OMP85 family outer membrane protein, protein MKFRSLPIFLFIASAHFYGQVTPPQTTQDSEAVAQHEGTYVLKDIVVDGVKKYTPEQILRFTGLVKGESVEIPGQRLSTAIKKLWDSQYFSEVEVYVQSIEGQNIVLKFSLQDLKELGEVKFTGKGIKKSKNEKLIKDNNLKPGMKITENLVTNLKHNVPQQYITKGFPDAKITIEDKINAKDPSLIDWTINVDKGKRVKIDRIDFEGNSSVSASKLRKNGFKNTKQKRFLLGLLKPSKFIKDKYDEDKKTLVDYYNSLGFRDMRVVSDSVTRNNKGYNIKVKVDEGKKYYIGDITFVGNTVFSTEALTKLLGYKKGDIYDSVGFKKKVGEEGGKEDNSDIASSYMDSGYLFSNVNAVEKSIKNDTISMEVRIHEGTKATWNRVTWGGNVTTHDHVILRSLRTRPGDLFSKANIKRTYFDLAGMSYFDPQQIGQDIKPNAVDNTADIHWTVVEKGSSQVQVQAGYGGNSFIGTLGLTFNNFSLKNFLRLKDFRPVPQGDGQILSLQAQAGQYFQNYSISFTEPWLFGTKPTALSVGFNYSRVKYTDQYGAAQKLNIFSANAGLNRLLRWPDDYFSLYTGLSYQRYEFNNYPFQFGTETLYNGEANNFAVNIGISRNAAGPDPFFKTSGSDFEISAKLTPPYSLFAKKDYNNMSAISKYRWLEFYKIKLKADSYNQIIGKLVLRSSIEMGFLDGYNKQLGAPPFERFYMGGVGLFNGRFDGRELIPLRGYEDASSTGGTNQDITPYGGGTIYNRINFELRYPISMSQTAKIYALTFLEGGNTWQGWGSYNPFQLKRSAGIGIRVYMGAFGLIGFDFAYGFDKTIGGTQPNGWKTHFLMNQQL, encoded by the coding sequence ATGAAGTTTAGATCGTTACCGATATTCCTTTTCATTGCTTCTGCTCATTTTTATGGGCAGGTGACGCCTCCGCAAACAACGCAGGACAGTGAAGCAGTTGCTCAGCATGAGGGCACTTATGTTCTGAAAGATATTGTAGTAGATGGTGTTAAAAAATACACACCTGAGCAAATTTTACGCTTTACAGGTCTTGTAAAAGGTGAATCTGTTGAAATTCCCGGACAAAGACTGAGTACAGCTATCAAAAAACTTTGGGATAGCCAATATTTTTCAGAGGTCGAAGTATACGTACAGAGCATTGAAGGGCAAAACATTGTCTTAAAATTCTCTCTTCAGGATTTAAAGGAGCTTGGTGAAGTAAAATTTACCGGAAAGGGGATCAAGAAATCTAAAAACGAAAAACTTATTAAGGATAATAACCTGAAGCCTGGTATGAAAATTACCGAGAACCTGGTTACAAATCTAAAACATAATGTACCTCAGCAATACATTACAAAAGGATTCCCGGATGCTAAGATTACCATTGAAGATAAAATCAATGCAAAAGATCCTAGCCTTATCGACTGGACCATTAATGTAGATAAAGGAAAACGTGTTAAGATAGACCGTATAGATTTTGAAGGAAACAGCAGTGTTTCTGCATCTAAACTTCGTAAAAACGGTTTTAAAAATACGAAGCAAAAAAGATTCCTTCTTGGTTTGCTTAAGCCTTCAAAATTCATCAAAGATAAATATGATGAAGATAAGAAAACTCTTGTAGACTACTACAACTCTTTAGGGTTTAGAGATATGAGAGTCGTATCCGATTCTGTTACACGTAATAATAAAGGATACAACATCAAAGTAAAAGTAGATGAAGGTAAAAAATACTATATCGGAGATATTACATTCGTAGGAAATACGGTATTCTCTACTGAAGCTTTGACAAAACTTCTTGGTTACAAAAAAGGTGATATTTACGATTCCGTAGGTTTCAAGAAAAAAGTAGGTGAAGAAGGTGGTAAAGAAGATAATTCTGATATCGCTTCATCTTATATGGATAGTGGTTACCTTTTCTCTAATGTAAACGCAGTAGAGAAATCTATTAAGAACGATACCATCAGTATGGAGGTTCGTATCCACGAGGGTACAAAAGCAACATGGAATCGTGTAACATGGGGCGGAAACGTTACTACACATGACCATGTTATCTTAAGATCATTAAGAACACGTCCTGGAGATTTATTCTCTAAGGCAAATATTAAAAGAACCTATTTCGACCTTGCGGGGATGTCTTACTTCGACCCTCAGCAAATCGGACAGGATATTAAACCTAATGCAGTAGACAATACAGCAGATATTCACTGGACTGTAGTAGAGAAAGGATCTTCTCAGGTTCAGGTTCAGGCAGGTTATGGTGGTAACTCTTTCATCGGAACCTTAGGTCTTACATTCAACAACTTCTCTTTGAAAAACTTCTTGAGATTGAAAGACTTCAGACCAGTTCCTCAAGGTGACGGACAAATCCTTTCATTACAGGCACAGGCAGGTCAGTACTTCCAGAACTATAGCATTTCCTTTACTGAACCTTGGTTATTTGGTACAAAACCTACAGCATTATCAGTTGGTTTCAACTATTCCAGAGTTAAATATACGGACCAATATGGTGCTGCTCAGAAGTTGAATATATTCTCTGCTAACGCAGGTCTGAACAGATTACTTCGTTGGCCGGATGACTACTTCTCTTTATACACTGGTTTATCATACCAGCGATATGAGTTTAACAATTATCCGTTCCAGTTTGGTACTGAAACTCTATATAATGGGGAAGCGAACAACTTTGCTGTTAACATAGGTATCTCCAGAAATGCAGCAGGTCCGGATCCATTCTTTAAAACGTCTGGTTCTGACTTTGAGATTTCAGCGAAGCTTACGCCGCCATATTCTTTATTCGCTAAGAAAGATTACAACAATATGTCAGCCATTAGCAAGTACAGATGGTTGGAATTCTATAAAATTAAACTAAAAGCTGACTCTTATAACCAGATTATTGGTAAATTAGTGCTAAGAAGTTCTATCGAAATGGGATTCCTGGATGGTTATAACAAACAATTGGGAGCTCCACCATTCGAAAGATTCTATATGGGTGGTGTAGGACTATTTAACGGACGTTTCGACGGACGTGAACTTATTCCACTTCGAGGTTATGAAGATGCATCTTCTACCGGAGGTACTAACCAGGATATTACACCATATGGAGGGGGTACAATCTATAACCGTATTAACTTCGAGTTA